In Marisediminicola antarctica, one DNA window encodes the following:
- a CDS encoding LacI family DNA-binding transcriptional regulator, protein MPGIDEVAMRAGVSTATVSRALSGRGQVSPATRERVVAAAKAIGYVVSSNASGLATGRTRNVGVVIPFLNRWFFSSVVEGAESALMGYGYDLTLYNLGGGGEERRSVFDDFLLRKRVDAVIAISLELTTDEVASLLEVKKPMVGVGGPLAGVRTLSIDDVEVARLATGHLIALGHREIAHLGGNEDPGAAFHLPTNRREGYQAALEDAGIPVDPNLIIYADFTLQDGYATAKQLLGSPHKRPTAIFAASDEMAIGAILAARDLGLRVPQDVSVIGIDDHELSGFFGLSTVAQFPALQGRRAVEILMDQLHPTRAESPSVNTPLPFELIVRSSTATPGGG, encoded by the coding sequence ATGCCCGGCATTGACGAGGTCGCAATGCGCGCGGGGGTGTCCACGGCGACCGTGAGTCGCGCGCTGAGCGGGCGAGGCCAGGTCTCACCCGCGACGCGGGAGCGGGTCGTCGCTGCGGCGAAGGCGATCGGCTATGTCGTGAGCTCGAACGCGTCGGGCCTCGCGACAGGACGCACACGGAATGTCGGTGTCGTCATCCCCTTCCTCAACAGGTGGTTCTTCTCCTCCGTCGTCGAGGGGGCCGAGAGTGCGCTCATGGGCTACGGGTACGACCTCACGCTCTACAACCTCGGTGGCGGCGGCGAGGAGCGTCGGAGTGTCTTTGACGACTTCCTGCTGCGCAAGAGGGTCGATGCCGTCATCGCGATCTCGCTCGAGCTGACGACGGATGAGGTGGCGAGCCTGCTCGAGGTGAAGAAGCCGATGGTCGGGGTGGGCGGCCCCCTGGCGGGCGTGCGCACTCTGAGCATCGACGACGTCGAGGTGGCACGCCTCGCGACCGGTCACCTCATCGCCCTCGGGCACCGCGAAATCGCCCATCTCGGCGGGAATGAAGACCCGGGCGCCGCCTTCCACCTGCCGACAAACCGCAGGGAGGGCTATCAGGCGGCACTCGAGGACGCGGGCATCCCGGTCGATCCCAATCTCATCATTTACGCCGACTTCACCCTCCAGGACGGATATGCAACGGCCAAACAGTTGCTGGGCAGTCCGCACAAGCGCCCGACAGCGATATTCGCCGCCTCGGACGAGATGGCGATCGGCGCGATCCTCGCCGCCCGCGACCTGGGGCTGCGAGTGCCGCAGGATGTCTCGGTCATCGGCATCGATGACCACGAGCTGAGCGGGTTCTTTGGACTGAGTACCGTCGCCCAGTTCCCCGCGCTCCAAGGGCGCCGGGCGGTCGAGATTCTCATGGACCAGCTGCACCCCACCCGCGCCGAGTCGCCCTCCGTCAACACCCCGCTGCCGTTCGAGCTCATCGTGCGGTCGAGCACCGCGACGCCCGGCGGAGGTTAA
- the cls gene encoding cardiolipin synthase → MDSAWIAPLVAALAIIVDVTVRVVALIVVPINRRPQTAAAWLLAIFLIPYVGFLLFLMLGSTKLPKHRREKQLEINKYIVETTDGMDDVSVDPSWPDWLEPVVELNRTLGAMPLVGGNSAKMYPDYDSSLGAMTRAVNEATRFVHAEFYIISLDATTKPFFDALEAAVQRGVTVRVLLDHIASLRAPGYGHTIRALKRIGVEWRLMLPVQPWRGRYQRPDLRNHRKLLVIDGIRAFTGSQNMIDRSYNKPGNIKRGLQWKDVMVRFDGPIVAGINALFVSDWYSETDELLLRETQPVADDEERQGLDAQVVPSGPGFDGENNLRLFNALLYNAQERIIVTSPYFVPDDSMLYAITTAAQRGLDVQLFVSEVADQPVVYHAQRSYYEVLLRAGVRIWLYPAPTVLHAKHFTIDEDVAVIGSSNMDMRSFSLNLEISIMVRGVTFITALREIEDGYREVSRELSLEEWLERPFRSKVLDNLARLSSVVQ, encoded by the coding sequence ATGGACTCTGCCTGGATCGCACCGCTCGTCGCAGCGCTCGCGATCATCGTCGATGTGACGGTCCGCGTCGTCGCCCTCATCGTGGTGCCCATCAACCGCCGCCCCCAAACCGCGGCGGCCTGGCTCCTCGCGATCTTCCTGATTCCCTACGTGGGATTCCTGCTCTTCCTGATGCTCGGAAGCACCAAGCTGCCGAAGCATCGTCGCGAGAAGCAGCTCGAGATCAACAAGTACATCGTCGAGACGACAGACGGAATGGACGACGTCTCGGTCGACCCTTCGTGGCCCGACTGGCTCGAACCGGTGGTCGAGCTCAACCGCACGCTCGGAGCGATGCCCCTCGTCGGCGGCAACAGCGCCAAGATGTACCCCGACTACGACTCGTCACTCGGAGCGATGACGCGGGCGGTGAACGAGGCGACAAGGTTCGTGCACGCTGAGTTCTACATCATCTCCCTCGACGCCACAACGAAGCCGTTCTTCGACGCGCTCGAGGCCGCCGTGCAGCGGGGCGTCACGGTGCGAGTGCTGCTGGACCACATCGCCTCCCTGCGCGCCCCCGGATACGGGCACACCATCCGCGCCCTCAAACGGATCGGCGTCGAATGGCGGCTCATGCTCCCGGTGCAGCCGTGGCGCGGGCGCTACCAGCGACCTGACCTGCGCAACCATCGCAAGCTCCTCGTCATCGACGGCATCCGTGCCTTTACGGGGTCACAGAACATGATCGACCGCAGTTACAACAAGCCGGGCAACATCAAGCGCGGGCTTCAATGGAAAGACGTCATGGTGCGCTTCGACGGGCCCATCGTCGCCGGAATCAACGCGCTGTTCGTCAGCGACTGGTACAGCGAGACCGACGAGCTGTTGCTGCGCGAAACACAGCCGGTGGCCGACGACGAGGAGCGGCAGGGCCTCGATGCGCAGGTGGTTCCCAGCGGTCCCGGGTTCGACGGCGAGAACAACCTGCGCCTGTTCAACGCGCTGCTGTACAACGCGCAGGAGCGCATCATCGTCACGAGTCCCTACTTCGTGCCTGATGACTCGATGCTCTACGCCATCACGACGGCCGCACAGCGCGGGCTCGACGTGCAGCTCTTCGTATCAGAGGTCGCCGATCAGCCGGTCGTGTACCACGCCCAGCGCAGCTACTACGAGGTGCTGCTGCGGGCGGGCGTACGCATCTGGCTCTACCCGGCGCCGACGGTGCTGCACGCGAAGCACTTCACGATCGACGAGGATGTCGCGGTGATCGGCTCGAGCAACATGGACATGCGCTCCTTCAGCCTCAACCTCGAGATCTCGATCATGGTGCGCGGCGTGACGTTCATCACCGCGCTGCGCGAGATCGAGGACGGCTATCGGGAGGTCAGCCGCGAGCTCAGCCTCGAGGAGTGGCTCGAGCGGCCCTTCCGGTCCAAGGTGCTCGACAACCTCGCCCGGCTCAGCTCGGTCGTTCAGTAG
- a CDS encoding inositol monophosphatase family protein, with amino-acid sequence MVAVEELLTLARDTAIRAGALAAQRRFEGVEVAASKSSPEDVVTHADRETEALIRGLLAEARPQDGFVGEESGADAGTSGLTWIVDPIDGTVNYLYGVPHYAVSIAVVEGDPDPATWRALAGAVVNPAVDEVYTASAGGGAHLGTRRLRVVEAELPLALVGTGFAYAAETRREQAEVLVQLISKVRDIRRAGTASLDLCAVATGRLNAYYERGLAPWDHAAGALIAAEAGATVSGLRGAAAGREFLLAAPPRLAATLEELLAALHPKRPNLGV; translated from the coding sequence ATTGTGGCCGTCGAAGAGCTCCTGACCCTCGCCCGCGACACCGCCATTCGTGCCGGTGCGCTCGCTGCCCAACGACGATTCGAGGGCGTCGAGGTCGCCGCGAGCAAGTCGTCGCCGGAGGATGTCGTCACGCACGCCGACCGCGAGACCGAGGCGCTCATCCGGGGCCTCCTCGCCGAGGCGCGGCCGCAGGACGGCTTCGTCGGCGAGGAGAGCGGCGCGGATGCCGGAACGAGCGGCCTGACGTGGATTGTCGATCCGATCGACGGCACGGTGAACTACTTGTACGGCGTGCCCCACTACGCCGTCAGCATCGCCGTCGTCGAGGGCGACCCGGATCCGGCCACGTGGCGCGCGCTCGCCGGGGCCGTGGTGAACCCTGCGGTCGACGAGGTCTACACGGCCAGTGCGGGCGGCGGCGCGCATCTGGGCACCCGTCGGCTGCGCGTCGTCGAGGCAGAGCTCCCCCTCGCCCTGGTCGGAACGGGCTTCGCCTATGCCGCCGAAACCCGCCGCGAGCAGGCCGAGGTGCTGGTGCAGCTCATCTCGAAGGTGCGTGACATTCGCCGGGCCGGGACAGCGTCGCTCGACCTCTGCGCGGTGGCCACCGGCCGCCTCAACGCCTACTACGAGCGGGGCCTGGCCCCCTGGGATCACGCCGCCGGCGCCCTGATCGCCGCTGAGGCGGGTGCGACAGTGAGCGGTCTGCGTGGCGCGGCCGCGGGACGGGAATTTCTTCTCGCCGCCCCGCCCCGATTGGCCGCAACGCTCGAAGAACTGCTCGCGGCGCTTCATCCCAAACGACCCAATTTGGGCGTTTAG
- a CDS encoding YajQ family cyclic di-GMP-binding protein — MADSTFDIVSKVDHMEAENAVNQAQKEIAQRYDFKNIGASVEWSGEKLLLKASAEERVKAVLEVLEAKMIKRGITLRSLDAGEPYASGKEYRIEVGLKNGIDSDDAKKIAKIIRDEGPKTVKSQIQGDELRVSSKSRDDLQATMALLKGKDLDVALQFVNFR; from the coding sequence ATGGCAGATTCCACTTTCGACATCGTCAGCAAGGTCGACCACATGGAGGCGGAAAACGCCGTCAACCAAGCCCAGAAGGAGATCGCGCAGCGCTACGATTTCAAAAACATCGGGGCGTCGGTCGAATGGAGCGGAGAGAAGCTCCTGCTGAAGGCGAGCGCCGAGGAGCGCGTGAAGGCTGTGCTCGAAGTTCTCGAGGCGAAGATGATCAAGCGCGGAATCACACTGCGGAGCCTCGACGCTGGCGAACCCTACGCCTCCGGCAAGGAGTACCGCATCGAGGTCGGCCTCAAGAACGGGATCGATTCCGACGATGCGAAGAAGATCGCCAAGATCATCCGCGACGAGGGGCCGAAGACGGTCAAGAGCCAGATACAGGGCGATGAGCTGCGCGTCTCGTCGAAGAGCCGCGACGATCTGCAGGCCACGATGGCGCTGCTCAAGGGTAAGGACCTCGACGTCGCCCTTCAGTTCGTGAACTTCCGCTGA
- a CDS encoding M23 family metallopeptidase, which yields MSSIDSLLGKQTPAETPNTPALTRRELRERDAKTARPKLFAATATPQAGRKRSESSGARARRSARRKPPTSRIATTPTRDSASLAAKTYHLKRRILSNLATVGAMAGVGLILISTTVPANAFSRPESSVSATAVTESTAKPQELKVEAAAAPEITRDGYTVVSLVRQVQARAGSRSYNFTNNPTSAVQWPFPGGSPITSGFGPRQVAGCGFCSTYHQGLDFTPGSGVPIQAIAGGVVSTVQVANSGFGNYVVVDHVVGGQKVQTSYAHMQYGSIQVAVGQTIGVGDMIGAVGNTGASTGAHLHLEVHLGGTPVDPFAWLQANAG from the coding sequence GTGAGCAGCATCGACTCCCTTCTCGGTAAGCAGACCCCGGCTGAGACGCCCAACACCCCGGCCCTCACTCGACGCGAATTGCGCGAGCGTGACGCGAAGACCGCTCGTCCGAAGCTCTTCGCCGCCACCGCCACGCCGCAGGCAGGCCGGAAGCGCTCCGAATCATCCGGGGCACGGGCCCGCCGGTCCGCGAGGCGCAAGCCGCCCACGTCGAGGATCGCGACAACCCCGACGCGCGACTCGGCTTCCCTCGCCGCGAAGACCTATCACCTTAAGCGCCGCATCCTCTCCAACCTCGCCACGGTCGGTGCGATGGCCGGTGTCGGGCTCATCCTCATCTCCACGACCGTTCCGGCCAACGCCTTCTCGCGTCCCGAGTCGTCAGTGAGTGCGACAGCGGTCACCGAGTCGACCGCCAAGCCGCAGGAGCTCAAGGTCGAGGCCGCCGCGGCGCCCGAGATCACCCGCGACGGATACACCGTCGTCTCGCTCGTCCGGCAGGTTCAGGCGCGCGCCGGCAGCCGCAGCTACAACTTCACCAACAACCCGACCAGCGCCGTCCAGTGGCCGTTCCCCGGAGGCTCACCCATCACGAGCGGCTTCGGGCCGCGCCAGGTGGCCGGGTGCGGGTTCTGCTCGACCTATCACCAGGGTCTCGACTTCACGCCCGGTTCGGGTGTGCCGATCCAGGCGATCGCCGGTGGGGTCGTGAGCACCGTTCAGGTGGCTAACAGCGGTTTCGGAAATTACGTGGTCGTCGACCACGTCGTCGGTGGGCAGAAGGTGCAGACCTCCTACGCTCACATGCAGTACGGCTCGATCCAGGTGGCCGTCGGCCAGACAATCGGGGTCGGCGACATGATCGGCGCAGTCGGCAACACGGGGGCCTCCACCGGAGCCCACCTCCACCTCGAAGTCCACCTCGGTGGAACGCCGGTCGACCCCTTCGCCTGGCTGCAGGCCAACGCGGGCTAA